One genomic segment of Amycolatopsis granulosa includes these proteins:
- a CDS encoding LysR substrate-binding domain-containing protein — protein sequence MDLRRLSSFLAVAEEGHFGRAAARLFLSPPAVTAHIQQLERELGTALFDRSPVRLTPAGHRFLGHARGLVDAANAAFEDIAGLATDDDVLRVGVMGHGSAELTPAVISAFRHLRPHVQLTLEALTFTEHTSALLEHRVDVAFVRPAVTDERVTVDVLTTEARIVVIPARSDLAAAGELRLADVLDLPFVALPRHTPRPFTDYLYFTHARGGEAPRPGPDHAVTPQEVLMSVAAGRGAGSALSSFARFYRWPGTVCVPVVDAPWDHSVLATRTRDRNPDVALFRRLARSLAPRFASGAGPGGAHPLGGQQDHRDQGDDHADAGPAAGGAVGHR from the coding sequence GTGGATCTGCGCCGCCTCTCGTCCTTCCTGGCGGTGGCCGAGGAAGGGCACTTCGGCCGGGCCGCGGCGCGCCTGTTCCTGTCCCCGCCCGCGGTCACCGCCCACATCCAGCAGCTCGAACGCGAGCTCGGCACCGCCCTGTTCGACCGGTCGCCGGTGCGGCTCACGCCCGCCGGGCACCGCTTCCTCGGTCACGCCCGCGGCCTGGTCGACGCCGCCAACGCCGCGTTCGAGGACATCGCCGGCCTCGCCACGGACGACGACGTCCTGCGCGTCGGGGTCATGGGGCACGGCTCGGCCGAGCTGACCCCGGCCGTCATCTCCGCCTTCCGGCACCTGCGCCCGCACGTGCAGCTGACCCTGGAGGCGCTCACCTTCACCGAGCACACCAGCGCGCTGCTGGAGCACCGTGTCGACGTGGCGTTCGTCCGCCCCGCCGTGACCGACGAGCGGGTCACCGTCGACGTGCTCACCACCGAGGCCCGCATCGTCGTCATCCCGGCGCGCTCCGACCTCGCCGCGGCCGGCGAACTGCGCCTCGCCGACGTACTGGACCTGCCGTTCGTCGCGCTGCCGCGGCACACCCCGCGGCCGTTCACCGACTACCTGTACTTCACGCACGCCCGCGGCGGCGAGGCCCCGCGGCCGGGGCCGGACCACGCGGTCACCCCGCAGGAAGTCCTGATGAGCGTGGCCGCGGGCCGCGGTGCGGGCTCCGCGCTCAGCTCGTTCGCGCGCTTCTACCGCTGGCCCGGGACGGTGTGCGTGCCCGTGGTGGACGCGCCGTGGGACCACAGCGTGCTCGCCACCCGGACCCGCGACCGGAACCCGGACGTGGCGCTGTTCCGCCGGCTCGCGCGGTCCCTGGCGCCGCGGTTCGCCTCAGGTGCGGGACCAGGCGGTGCGCATCCACTGGGCGGCCAGCAGGATCATCGCGATCAGGGCGATGATCATGCCGATGCCGGGCCCGCGGCCGGCGGCGCCGTTGGCCACCGATGA
- a CDS encoding amino acid ABC transporter ATP-binding protein: MIRAAGVNKFFGDLHVLKDINLEVPQGQVVVVLGPSGSGKSTLCRAINRLEPIDSGEISVDGQPLPAEGKALAALRAEVGMVFQSFNLFAHKTIVENVMLAPVKVRRIRQNEARKTAMELLDRVGIANQAQKYPAQLSGGQQQRAAIARALAMKPKVMLFDEPTSALDPEMVQEVLDTMTGLAREGMTMLVVTHEMGFARRAANRVVFMADGEIVEDTTPDEFFTKPRSDRAKDFLGKILTH, from the coding sequence ATGATCAGGGCTGCCGGCGTGAACAAGTTCTTCGGCGACCTGCACGTGCTCAAGGACATCAACCTGGAGGTGCCGCAGGGCCAGGTCGTGGTGGTCCTCGGGCCGTCCGGCTCCGGCAAGTCCACGCTGTGCCGCGCGATCAACCGGCTGGAACCGATCGATTCCGGGGAGATCTCGGTGGACGGTCAGCCGCTGCCCGCGGAGGGCAAGGCGCTGGCCGCGCTGCGGGCCGAGGTCGGCATGGTGTTCCAGTCGTTCAACCTGTTCGCGCACAAGACCATCGTCGAGAACGTGATGCTCGCGCCGGTGAAGGTCCGCAGGATCAGGCAGAACGAGGCACGCAAGACGGCGATGGAGCTGCTCGACCGGGTGGGCATCGCGAACCAGGCGCAGAAGTACCCCGCGCAGCTGTCCGGGGGTCAGCAGCAGCGGGCGGCGATCGCGCGCGCCCTGGCGATGAAGCCGAAGGTGATGCTGTTCGACGAGCCGACCTCGGCACTGGACCCGGAGATGGTCCAGGAGGTGCTGGACACCATGACCGGGCTGGCCCGCGAGGGCATGACCATGCTCGTGGTGACCCACGAGATGGGCTTCGCCCGCCGCGCCGCGAACCGGGTGGTGTTCATGGCCGACGGCGAGATCGTCGAGGACACCACGCCGGACGAGTTCTTCACCAAGCCGAGGTCGGACCGCGCCAAGGACTTCCTCGGCAAGATCCTGACGCACTAG
- a CDS encoding MFS transporter — MTESAVLPATRPMWPRAAWLITAAGWGANQFSPMLGAYRRELGLSAATVTGLFAIYVLGLVPGLLLGGPGADRYGRRAVVLGAVALSALATGALLLGEVGVPWLGVGRFASGFAMGAVLAAGSAWVKELSHPPHDDAPEGTGARRASLFLSAGFGLGGLVAALIAQWAPLDVAYLPHLVLSAVALVAAVKVPETAPRVAPGRRVTGIRDPRFRRMVVPVAPWVFAAPATGFAVLPSVVERRLGGAETVFAGVAIAVVLGAGLLIQPVGRRLAARAVLLPALIGLAAIGSGMLFGTAAAVTGRPVLALLADAVLGCGYGLCVTFGLTEIARIAPPEGLARLSAVWWALTYIGFCAPYVFALLTKVTTPPVILGAAAALAFLTGAGVALRHRTAPS, encoded by the coding sequence ATGACGGAGAGTGCCGTGCTGCCCGCGACCCGGCCGATGTGGCCGCGGGCGGCCTGGTTGATCACGGCGGCCGGGTGGGGGGCGAACCAGTTCTCGCCGATGCTGGGTGCCTACCGCCGCGAGCTGGGCCTGTCCGCGGCGACCGTGACGGGGCTCTTCGCGATCTACGTCCTGGGCCTGGTGCCCGGCCTGCTGCTCGGCGGGCCCGGCGCCGACCGCTACGGGCGGCGGGCCGTGGTGCTCGGCGCGGTGGCGCTGTCGGCGCTGGCGACCGGCGCGCTGCTGCTCGGCGAGGTGGGTGTGCCGTGGCTGGGGGTGGGGCGGTTCGCGTCCGGGTTCGCGATGGGTGCGGTGCTCGCGGCGGGCAGTGCGTGGGTGAAGGAGTTGTCCCACCCGCCGCACGACGACGCCCCGGAGGGCACCGGCGCGCGCCGGGCGAGCTTGTTCCTGTCCGCCGGATTCGGCCTCGGCGGCCTGGTCGCGGCGCTGATCGCGCAGTGGGCGCCGCTGGATGTGGCGTACCTGCCGCACCTCGTGCTGTCCGCGGTCGCGCTGGTCGCCGCGGTGAAGGTGCCGGAAACCGCGCCGCGGGTGGCGCCGGGCAGGCGGGTGACCGGGATCCGCGATCCGCGGTTCCGGCGGATGGTCGTGCCGGTGGCGCCGTGGGTGTTCGCCGCACCCGCGACCGGGTTCGCGGTGTTGCCGTCGGTCGTGGAGAGGCGTCTGGGCGGGGCGGAGACGGTGTTCGCCGGGGTGGCGATCGCCGTCGTGCTCGGCGCCGGGCTGCTGATCCAGCCGGTCGGCCGGCGGCTCGCGGCGCGCGCCGTCCTGCTGCCCGCGCTGATCGGCCTGGCGGCGATCGGGTCCGGAATGCTGTTCGGTACCGCGGCGGCGGTCACGGGACGGCCGGTGCTCGCGTTGCTCGCCGACGCGGTACTGGGGTGCGGCTACGGCTTGTGCGTGACCTTCGGACTGACCGAGATCGCCCGGATCGCCCCACCGGAGGGCCTCGCGCGGTTGTCGGCGGTGTGGTGGGCGCTGACCTACATCGGGTTCTGCGCGCCGTACGTGTTCGCGCTCCTGACGAAGGTGACGACACCGCCGGTCATCCTCGGCGCTGCGGCGGCGCTGGCGTTCCTGACCGGCGCCGGCGTTGCGCTGCGGCACCGCACCGCGCCGTCATAA
- a CDS encoding glutamate ABC transporter substrate-binding protein: MKIRTLAAGLLVGALTLTACGKEGTPSGSGTGDTGSNAAALPTYTVAQNVDVAGSPTFARVKGAGKLTIGVKDDQPGLGLKDPTTGKFQGFDIEIAKMVAAGLGFDESKINFTTVDSAAREAAISNGNVDYYVGTYTITDKRKQQVSFAGPYFMAGQDLLVRKDDTSITGPETLKGKKVCSVTGSTPIQRVRDQQLTEPGNIVEFQKYSQCVDKLLTKEVDAVTTDDAILKGFAAQDPDNLKVVGKTFSQEPYGIGLNHDDAALRGKIDDLLQAAIDNGTWQKIYDATLGKSGSPAQPPAIQRY, translated from the coding sequence ATGAAGATCCGCACCCTGGCAGCGGGGCTGCTCGTCGGCGCCCTGACGCTGACCGCCTGCGGCAAGGAGGGCACCCCCTCCGGCTCCGGCACCGGCGACACCGGCTCGAACGCCGCCGCGCTGCCGACCTACACCGTCGCGCAGAACGTCGACGTGGCCGGTTCGCCGACCTTCGCCCGCGTCAAGGGCGCCGGCAAGCTGACCATCGGCGTCAAGGACGACCAGCCGGGCCTGGGCCTGAAGGACCCCACGACCGGCAAGTTCCAGGGTTTCGACATCGAGATCGCCAAGATGGTCGCCGCGGGTCTCGGCTTCGACGAGAGCAAGATCAACTTCACCACGGTCGACTCGGCCGCGCGTGAGGCCGCGATCAGCAACGGCAACGTCGACTACTACGTCGGCACCTACACCATCACCGACAAGCGCAAGCAGCAGGTCTCCTTCGCCGGCCCGTACTTCATGGCCGGCCAGGACCTCCTGGTGCGCAAGGACGACACCTCGATCACCGGTCCGGAGACCCTGAAGGGCAAGAAGGTCTGCTCGGTGACCGGGTCGACCCCGATCCAGCGCGTCCGTGACCAGCAGCTCACCGAGCCGGGCAACATCGTCGAGTTCCAGAAGTACTCGCAGTGCGTGGACAAGCTGCTGACCAAGGAGGTCGACGCCGTCACCACCGACGACGCGATCCTCAAGGGCTTCGCCGCGCAGGACCCGGACAACCTCAAGGTCGTCGGCAAGACGTTCTCGCAGGAGCCCTACGGCATCGGCCTGAACCACGACGACGCCGCCCTGCGCGGCAAGATCGACGACCTGCTCCAGGCCGCCATCGACAACGGCACGTGGCAGAAGATCTACGACGCCACCTTGGGCAAGTCGGGTTCGCCCGCCCAGCCGCCGGCGATCCAGCGTTACTGA
- the miaB gene encoding tRNA (N6-isopentenyl adenosine(37)-C2)-methylthiotransferase MiaB: MTGGKTFQIRTFGCQMNVHDSERLAGQLEEAGYVPAGTGDVPDLVVFNTCAVRENADNKLYGTLGHLRPAKDANPGMQIAVGGCLAQKDRSEIVRRAPWVDVVFGTHNIGALPVLLERARHNAEAQVEILESLETFPSTLPARRESAHSGWVSISVGCNNTCTFCIVPALRGKERDRRPGEILAEVEALVAEGVLEVTLLGQNVNSYGVEFGERDAFSRLLRACGQIDGLERVRFTSPHPAAFTDDVIDAMAQTPNVCPQLHMPLQSGSDRILREMRRSYRSSRFLSILDKVRDRIPDAAITTDIIVGFPGETEADFQATLDVVRQARFSSAFTFQYSKRPGTPAAEMPDQLPKQVVQERYERLVELVDEIAWDENRKLVGRKVELLVAEGEGRKDTETRRMSGRARDGRLVHFTPTGDAVAGSVRPGDVVETVITYGAPHHLVADGDVLTHRRTRAGDNVEAGRRPKTGGVSLGLPAFGRPAPQPVTTGGCGL; the protein is encoded by the coding sequence ATGACCGGTGGCAAGACGTTCCAGATCCGCACGTTCGGCTGCCAGATGAACGTGCACGACTCCGAGCGCCTCGCGGGGCAGCTGGAGGAGGCGGGCTACGTTCCGGCAGGCACCGGTGACGTGCCCGACCTCGTCGTGTTCAACACGTGCGCGGTGCGGGAGAACGCGGACAACAAGCTCTACGGCACCCTCGGGCACCTGCGCCCGGCCAAGGACGCCAACCCGGGCATGCAGATCGCCGTCGGCGGCTGCCTGGCCCAGAAGGACCGCAGCGAGATCGTCCGGCGCGCCCCCTGGGTGGACGTGGTGTTCGGCACGCACAACATCGGCGCGCTGCCGGTGCTGCTGGAACGTGCCCGGCACAACGCCGAAGCCCAGGTGGAGATCCTCGAGTCGCTGGAGACGTTCCCCTCGACGCTGCCCGCCCGCCGGGAGTCGGCCCACTCCGGGTGGGTCTCCATCTCGGTCGGCTGCAACAACACGTGCACGTTCTGCATCGTGCCCGCGCTGCGCGGCAAGGAACGCGACCGGCGGCCGGGCGAGATCCTCGCCGAGGTCGAGGCGCTCGTCGCCGAGGGCGTGCTGGAGGTGACGCTGCTCGGGCAGAACGTCAACTCCTACGGCGTGGAGTTCGGCGAGCGGGACGCGTTCTCGCGGCTGCTGCGCGCCTGCGGCCAGATCGACGGGCTGGAGCGGGTGCGGTTCACCTCGCCGCACCCGGCGGCCTTCACCGACGACGTCATCGACGCGATGGCGCAGACGCCGAACGTCTGCCCGCAGCTGCACATGCCGCTGCAATCGGGTTCGGACCGGATCCTGCGCGAGATGCGCCGGTCCTACCGGTCCAGCCGGTTCCTGTCCATCCTGGACAAGGTGCGGGACCGCATCCCGGACGCGGCGATCACCACCGACATCATCGTCGGGTTCCCCGGCGAGACCGAAGCGGACTTCCAGGCCACCCTCGACGTGGTGCGCCAGGCGCGGTTCTCCAGCGCGTTCACCTTCCAGTACTCCAAGCGGCCCGGCACCCCGGCCGCGGAGATGCCGGACCAGCTGCCCAAGCAGGTCGTGCAGGAGCGCTACGAACGGCTGGTCGAGCTGGTCGACGAGATCGCCTGGGACGAGAACCGCAAGCTCGTCGGGCGCAAGGTCGAGCTGCTGGTCGCCGAGGGCGAAGGCCGCAAGGACACCGAGACCCGGCGGATGAGCGGCCGGGCCCGGGACGGGCGGCTCGTGCACTTCACGCCCACCGGCGATGCGGTCGCCGGATCGGTGCGGCCGGGCGACGTCGTCGAGACGGTGATCACCTACGGCGCGCCGCACCACCTCGTCGCCGACGGCGACGTGCTCACGCACCGGCGCACCCGCGCCGGGGACAACGTGGAGGCGGGCCGCCGGCCCAAGACCGGCGGGGTGAGCCTCGGCCTGCCCGCGTTCGGCCGCCCGGCGCCGCAGCCGGTGACGACGGGCGGGTGCGGCCTGTGA
- a CDS encoding amino acid ABC transporter permease gives MDVLLDNLDLYGPFFWTTIKLFLISGVASLIFGTFLAGLRVSPVPVFRAIGATYVTLLRNTPLTLVFVFLVFAYPLLEILELSYFTAAAVALTIYTSAFICEVVRSGINTVPVGQAEAARALGLTFSQILGQIVLPQAIRSVVPPLMSTLIGMLKNTTIAAGFSVTEAGAIRQYLSERGDNQLIGLLWVALGFIILVAILSFAQRALERRWSVAR, from the coding sequence ATGGACGTCCTGCTCGACAACCTGGACCTCTACGGTCCGTTCTTCTGGACCACGATCAAGCTGTTCCTGATCTCAGGGGTGGCCAGCCTGATCTTCGGCACGTTCCTGGCCGGCCTGCGGGTCAGCCCGGTGCCGGTGTTCCGCGCCATCGGCGCCACCTACGTGACGCTGCTGCGGAACACACCGCTGACGCTGGTCTTCGTGTTCCTCGTGTTCGCCTATCCGCTGCTCGAGATCCTTGAGCTGTCCTACTTCACCGCCGCCGCGGTGGCGCTGACCATCTACACGTCGGCGTTCATCTGCGAGGTGGTGCGCTCGGGCATCAACACGGTGCCGGTCGGGCAGGCCGAGGCCGCCCGTGCGCTCGGCCTGACGTTCAGCCAGATCCTCGGCCAGATCGTCCTGCCGCAGGCGATCCGCTCGGTGGTGCCACCGCTGATGAGCACGCTGATCGGCATGCTGAAGAACACCACGATCGCCGCCGGGTTCTCGGTCACCGAAGCCGGCGCGATCCGCCAGTACCTGTCCGAGCGCGGCGACAACCAGCTGATCGGCCTGCTGTGGGTCGCGCTCGGCTTCATCATCCTGGTCGCGATCCTGTCGTTCGCGCAGCGGGCTCTCGAAAGGCGCTGGAGCGTGGCGCGATGA